ATCCATGATTTCGATCCGCTGCAGAGCGCGCTGGTACACGGTGGGCAGGGCGACGCGCCGCTCGGGCCAGCTGAAGAACTGAAGGATTCCGAATTTCACGATTCGCTCGCGCGCATTCCAATCTAGCAGCAGCGCCTGCATCCGGCATCCGGTTCGGCTTCGCTCTTATCATAGTCGCGCGTCGCCAAGCCAAGGGCCGCATCCGGCGCCAGGTTTGTTCAACCGCGCCCGTCGGCTATGATTCTCCCCACTGGGTCGCGTTGCGCAGGTCAGCCGCGGGCGGCCATCTCCCACCGCCCCGTCGTCCTGCCCATAAAGCCGGCGCGCCATCCGCGCGTTTTCGGCATCAGCGAAAGGAGTGGGATGCGTATGAAACCACGGGTTCGTAGCACGGTGGGCGCTGCGGTTGTAATGGTGGCGGCCGCGCTGTGCGTGGCACCGGCACATGCGCAGGAGAAAGCGACCGTTCGAGCCGGCTACCTGACCTGCCACGTGGCCAGCGGATGGGGTCTGATCTTCGGCTCCTCGCGCACGGTCCATTGCACCTATTCGCGTGACAAGACTCATACTGAATACTACAACGGCTCGATTACCAAGTTCGGCGCCGACATCGGCTATCTCTCCTCGGCGGTGATGTTGTGGGCGGTGGTCGCGCCGACCACCGACCTCGGCGAGGGCGCGCTGGCCGGCCATTACGGCGGCGCGACCGCGAGCGTCGCGCTGGGCGTCGGCGCGGGCGGCAACGTGCTGGTCGGCGGATTCAAGAAATC
This genomic interval from Candidatus Binataceae bacterium contains the following:
- a CDS encoding DUF992 domain-containing protein: MKPRVRSTVGAAVVMVAAALCVAPAHAQEKATVRAGYLTCHVASGWGLIFGSSRTVHCTYSRDKTHTEYYNGSITKFGADIGYLSSAVMLWAVVAPTTDLGEGALAGHYGGATASVALGVGAGGNVLVGGFKKSIALQPISIEGQNGLNVAAGIAELNLKFEKAKTEKEAKEHQGA